A genomic region of Leptolyngbya sp. NIES-2104 contains the following coding sequences:
- a CDS encoding zinc metalloprotease HtpX gives MFGGNQIKTAALLGLLSGIFVLAGYYLVGDEQGLILGLIFAAFSSLGSWYYSDRVALASYAAQPIERSEAPELFDMVQRLCDRAELPMPRVFLVPTKSPNAFATGRDPNHAAVAVTQGIIELLSPEELESVLAHELTHVKNRDTLTQAVVGTIAGAITFLGRILTFGALYGPVYRDSRRGSNPIGLLFLIILAPLSAALIQFAISRTREFAADQGSAEITGNPLALASALEKLETIGHEIPMHGNPAMSPLLIVNPLSTQGLQSLFRTHPPTEERIRRLMQYAQQIQTPAIAS, from the coding sequence ATGTTTGGTGGAAATCAGATTAAAACAGCGGCACTGCTCGGACTCTTGAGCGGGATTTTTGTACTTGCCGGATACTATCTCGTGGGTGATGAACAAGGTCTTATTCTAGGACTTATTTTCGCGGCATTTAGCAGTTTAGGCTCTTGGTACTACTCGGATCGAGTGGCTCTCGCTTCGTATGCGGCACAACCGATCGAGCGTTCCGAAGCTCCAGAATTGTTCGACATGGTACAACGACTCTGCGATCGAGCTGAACTCCCGATGCCGCGAGTTTTCTTGGTTCCGACCAAATCCCCGAATGCGTTCGCGACCGGACGCGATCCAAATCATGCTGCTGTAGCAGTCACACAAGGCATTATCGAACTGTTATCGCCTGAAGAATTAGAAAGCGTTCTGGCTCACGAATTAACTCACGTCAAGAATCGCGATACGTTAACGCAAGCGGTTGTGGGCACGATCGCAGGTGCGATTACGTTTCTCGGTCGGATACTAACCTTCGGAGCGCTGTATGGTCCGGTCTATCGAGATAGCCGACGCGGCTCAAACCCGATCGGGCTGTTATTTCTGATTATTCTGGCTCCGTTATCGGCGGCATTGATTCAATTTGCAATTTCTCGGACTCGTGAATTTGCAGCGGATCAAGGATCAGCAGAAATCACCGGAAACCCGTTAGCGTTGGCGAGTGCGCTAGAGAAATTAGAAACGATCGGGCATGAAATTCCGATGCACGGTAATCCAGCAATGTCACCGCTCTTGATCGTGAATCCGCTTTCAACTCAAGGATTGCAATCGCTGTTTCGCACCCATCCCCCGACCGAAGAACGGATTCGTCGATTGATGCAATATGCACAACAAATACAAACTCCAGCAATTGCGTCCTAA
- a CDS encoding DUF72 domain-containing protein, translated as MTFRIGCAIWAYKPWVGDLFPPKSKPSDFLNLYSRRFTCVEGNTTFYSIPDRTIVDRWKSETPSGFKFCPKLPKTLTHSGKLASSISGALQFLELMQRLDDRLGVLFAQLPPSYSPANFNDLETFLRGWKGAKLALEVRHQQWFKEPYRAQLNELLKELNIGRVLLDTRPIYECEDDPQLESERKKPRVPLQPDITAPFSLVRYISHPEINQTYLEEWVKWVDRTLKQETEVYFFVHCPVEERSPQNAREFQQLLEQASVSVPSLPWNQLEPPTSQMSLF; from the coding sequence ATGACATTTCGGATCGGCTGTGCAATTTGGGCGTATAAACCGTGGGTGGGCGATCTATTTCCACCTAAAAGTAAGCCGAGCGATTTTCTCAATCTCTACAGTCGGCGGTTTACCTGTGTCGAGGGCAATACGACCTTTTATTCAATTCCCGATCGCACAATCGTCGATCGCTGGAAGTCCGAAACGCCATCCGGTTTCAAATTCTGTCCGAAACTTCCAAAAACATTGACGCATTCTGGGAAGCTTGCTTCTTCAATTTCTGGAGCCTTGCAATTTTTAGAATTGATGCAGCGATTAGACGATCGCTTAGGCGTTCTATTTGCACAATTGCCTCCAAGCTACAGTCCCGCAAATTTCAACGATTTAGAAACTTTCTTACGCGGTTGGAAAGGTGCAAAGTTAGCGTTAGAAGTTCGACACCAGCAATGGTTCAAAGAGCCATACCGCGCCCAATTAAATGAACTATTAAAAGAACTCAATATTGGGCGGGTTCTGCTCGATACTCGTCCGATTTACGAATGCGAAGACGATCCGCAGTTAGAGAGTGAACGTAAAAAGCCGAGAGTGCCATTACAGCCAGATATCACTGCACCATTTAGCTTAGTTCGCTACATTAGCCATCCAGAGATCAATCAAACGTATTTAGAAGAATGGGTGAAATGGGTCGATCGAACTTTAAAGCAGGAAACTGAAGTCTATTTTTTCGTGCATTGCCCAGTAGAAGAGCGCTCTCCCCAGAATGCCCGTGAGTTCCAGCAACTCCTCGAACAAGCTTCAGTTTCGGTGCCTTCCTTACCTTGGAATCAGCTTGAACCCCCAACTTCACAGATGAGCTTGTTTTAA
- the trpE gene encoding anthranilate synthase component I, whose amino-acid sequence MISPDFSQFKQLAQQGNFVPVYQEWVADLDTPVSAWYRVCDGQPYSFLLESVEGGETIGRYSFLGCDPLWVLEAKGDRTTQTHRDGTQQVFEGDPFAALSQCLAPYHPVKLPELPPGIGGLFGFWGYELIKWIEPRVPIYEATEDDLPDGLWMQIDQVLIFDQVKRKIWAIAYADLRDPNTDLETAYQQACDRVSQLVSKLQSPLPEKTRLLSWQPNNDSAISWTSNTTKEQYCASVETAKAHIKAGDIFQVVISQQLNSEFIGEPFALYRSLRLINPSPYMGYFHFNNWQIIGSSPEVLVKAEQSIDPTEPKIATVRPIAGTRKRGKTHAEDLALEQDLLADPKEVAEHVMLVDLGRNDLGRVCINGTVKVDELMVIERYSHVMHIVSNVIGQLSPDKTAWDLLKAGFPAGTVSGAPKIRAMEIIHTLEPCRRGVYSGAYGYYDFEGQLNSAIAIRTMVVRDQGNGKHRVQVQAGAGLVADSVPESEYQETLNKARGLLEAIRCLQG is encoded by the coding sequence ATGATTTCTCCTGATTTTTCTCAGTTCAAACAACTCGCACAGCAAGGAAATTTTGTCCCGGTTTATCAGGAATGGGTTGCCGATTTGGATACGCCTGTTTCCGCGTGGTATCGCGTCTGTGATGGGCAACCGTATAGTTTTTTGCTCGAATCAGTTGAAGGCGGAGAAACGATCGGGCGATATAGTTTTTTGGGATGCGATCCGCTGTGGGTTTTGGAAGCAAAAGGCGATCGCACAACGCAAACGCATCGAGACGGAACTCAGCAAGTTTTCGAGGGTGATCCGTTTGCGGCATTGTCCCAATGTTTAGCGCCGTATCATCCGGTGAAACTGCCAGAATTGCCGCCAGGAATTGGGGGATTGTTCGGATTTTGGGGATATGAGCTAATCAAATGGATCGAGCCGCGTGTGCCGATTTATGAAGCCACTGAAGACGATTTGCCGGATGGATTGTGGATGCAGATCGATCAGGTGTTGATCTTTGATCAGGTGAAGCGGAAAATTTGGGCGATCGCTTATGCAGATTTGCGCGATCCGAATACCGATTTAGAAACTGCTTATCAGCAAGCCTGCGATCGCGTTTCTCAATTGGTGAGTAAACTGCAATCTCCGCTGCCTGAGAAAACGCGATTGCTTTCTTGGCAGCCGAACAATGATTCTGCGATTTCCTGGACAAGCAACACGACCAAAGAACAATACTGCGCCAGTGTTGAAACCGCAAAAGCACACATCAAAGCGGGCGACATCTTCCAAGTCGTGATTTCTCAACAGTTGAACTCGGAATTTATCGGAGAACCGTTTGCATTATATCGATCGCTCAGATTGATCAATCCCTCGCCGTACATGGGATATTTTCACTTCAACAATTGGCAAATCATTGGATCAAGTCCAGAAGTTCTGGTCAAAGCAGAACAATCGATCGATCCGACTGAACCGAAGATCGCAACCGTTCGCCCGATCGCTGGAACGCGCAAACGGGGGAAAACTCACGCGGAAGATCTCGCTCTAGAACAAGACTTACTGGCTGATCCTAAAGAAGTGGCAGAGCACGTCATGTTAGTGGATTTAGGGCGCAATGATTTAGGGCGCGTCTGCATTAATGGAACGGTGAAAGTCGATGAATTGATGGTGATTGAGCGTTACTCTCATGTGATGCACATTGTGAGTAATGTGATCGGACAGCTATCACCGGATAAAACGGCTTGGGACTTGTTGAAGGCGGGATTCCCGGCGGGAACCGTGAGCGGTGCGCCGAAGATTCGAGCCATGGAGATTATTCACACTCTTGAACCTTGTCGGCGTGGCGTTTATTCTGGAGCTTACGGGTACTACGATTTTGAGGGGCAATTGAATAGCGCGATCGCGATTCGGACAATGGTCGTACGCGATCAGGGCAATGGAAAACATCGAGTCCAAGTCCAAGCAGGTGCAGGATTGGTTGCAGATTCTGTCCCAGAGAGCGAGTATCAGGAAACCCTGAACAAGGCACGGGGATTGTTAGAGGCGATCCGCTGTTTGCAGGGTTAA
- a CDS encoding photosystem I reaction center subunit II PsaD — protein MSETLTGQAPLFGGSTGGLLTKALIEEKYAITWSSPKEQVFEMPMGGAAKMRQGDNLLYLARKEHCLALGGQLRTKFKITNYKVYRIFPDGEIQYLHPNDGVFPEKVNPGRVAVNSVPRNIGANGEPAKMKFSGRKPYDP, from the coding sequence ATGTCAGAGACTCTTACTGGACAAGCACCTTTGTTCGGAGGCAGTACAGGCGGACTGCTGACCAAAGCCTTAATTGAAGAGAAATATGCCATCACATGGAGCAGCCCCAAAGAGCAAGTCTTTGAAATGCCCATGGGTGGTGCAGCCAAGATGCGCCAAGGCGACAACTTGCTGTATTTAGCCAGAAAGGAACATTGCCTTGCCTTGGGTGGACAACTTCGCACGAAGTTCAAGATCACCAACTACAAGGTCTATCGCATTTTCCCTGATGGTGAAATCCAGTACCTGCACCCCAATGATGGTGTCTTCCCTGAGAAGGTCAATCCGGGTCGTGTCGCGGTGAACAGCGTTCCTCGTAACATCGGAGCAAACGGCGAACCCGCCAAGATGAAATTCAGCGGTCGTAAACCCTACGATCCTTAA
- a CDS encoding DUF433 domain-containing protein, protein MVQNTEHRYIVRDEQILNSEPIITGTRTPVRAIVETWRMGVAPEEIPKGLPHLTLAQVFDALSYYSDHQEEINAYIERNRIPDQLIDSLVRNQ, encoded by the coding sequence ATGGTTCAAAACACAGAACACCGATACATTGTCAGAGACGAGCAAATCTTAAACAGTGAGCCGATTATCACAGGAACGCGCACACCTGTTAGAGCGATCGTAGAAACCTGGCGCATGGGTGTTGCTCCCGAAGAAATTCCGAAGGGATTACCGCATCTCACCTTGGCACAGGTATTCGATGCCTTGAGCTATTACAGCGATCACCAAGAAGAAATCAATGCTTACATTGAGCGAAACCGAATTCCTGATCAGTTAATTGATTCATTGGTGCGAAATCAATGA